The genomic window CGACCTCTACCTGCACCCGAAACCCGCTACGAGCGGAGCAACCCGATGAGCCGCCACATCCAGGTCACCTTCGACGCCCACGACCCGCGGGCACTGTCGTCCTTCTGGCGCGACGTACTGGGCTACGTCCACCCCGGCCCGCCCGGAGTCGACCTGCCCGAGGACGCCGACCCGCTGGCCGCGTGGGAAGACTTCCTCGCGCGGGTCGGCGTACCGGAGGAGCAGCGCAACACGAGATCGGCCATCGAGGACCCGGACGGGCACGGCCCACGGCTGTTCTTCCAGCAGGTGCCCGAGGACAAGGTCGCCAAGAACCGCGTCCACCTCGACGTCCGTGCGGCTCCCGGACTGCAGGGAGCGGAGCGGATGGCGGTGCTGGAGGTCGAGTGCGACCGGCTCGTCGCGCTGGGAGCGACGCGGGTTCGTCGCTACGAGCCCGCTCCCCCGATGAGCGCCGGCTTCATCGTGATGACCGACCCCGAGGGCAACGAGTTCTGCCTGGACTGACGCAGCTCAGCTGTAGTCGCGGAAGCCGCGGCCGGTCTTGCGGCCGAGGTGGCCGGCGGTGACGAGGTGCTCCAGCAGCGGGGCGGGCGCGAAGCCGGGCTCGCGGAACTTCGGGTAGAGCTCGCGCTGGATCGCCAGTCGTTGCCGACCACGTCGAGGAGCTCGAAGGGCCCACCGGAAGGGCACAGCCCTCCTTCATGGCCGTCTTGATCTCGTCGGCGGTCGCGTAGTGGGCCTGGAGCATCTTCACCGCGTCGTTGAGGTACGGAAGAGCAGCGCGTTGACGATGAAGCCGGAGCGGTCACCGCACCGGACGGCCACCTTGCCGAGTTCACCTCGCGACTCGGCATGGTCTCGCCGTCGAGGATGCGCTCGGCGCGGGCGCGTTGGTTCAGCTCGATGACCGCCTGGGTCGCTTCGGTCACCAGCACGCTGCTGCGTCCGGCCCGCAGGTAGGTTCGTTCGGTCGTGGAGCGTTCGCCGCGGGCGCGGGTTTGGGTCATGCGGTTCGGCCGTCGCCGGTCGGGGCTAGGTGTCGAGTGCTCGGACCGTGCGGAGCAGGAAGCCGGCCAGAAAAAGCTCCCGGCCGGCTATCTCTGCGGCCACGTCGCTCTCTTCGACCTCCGTGTCGACCCACTCCGGCCCGGGGAAGCCCGCCCGCAGCAATCCTCGGTCACGCCCCAGCCCTGGCCCGCCCCCAGAGACACCGCCAGTACGAAGACGGTCGCGCCCGGCCCGGCGAGGCCCGGCAGTAGCGCGAGGTATTCGTCCACCTTGCCACCGCCGCGCCGGCTGAGGCTGTGCAGCAGACCGGAATCGAACACCGAGTCGAACGGCGCCGACGGCAACGACAGGTCCGTGGCATCCTGGACCTCGAAATGCACCGTCAGGCCCTCGCCGACGGCCTTGGCGCGGGCCATGTCGATCGCCACGCGCGAGATGTCGATCGCTGTTACCTCGTAGCCGCGGCGGGCGAGGGCGATCGTGAGATCACCTGTGCCGCAGCCGGTCGCAATCCACGGACAGAACCAACTGTCCCAGCAGCAGGCGCTGACAAGGTGTTGCGCCTGGCGGGAGGACACATCCAAGTTGTCGGCGTCGCGTGAAAACTGACCCCCAGCGGGACCCGTCAGCGGGTGATCCGCCGGGGTCGGCCGGGCGGGCCGCCCGGCTTCGGCCGGTAGGTGGGTAGCCCGATGGCGACGGCGAGCATGCAGGCCGCACGGGTGTCGAACGCATCCGAGATGTCCTGGTCGTAGAAGGTCAGGCCGGTGCCGCCGTGACCGAGGGTGAAGGCGGCCAGTTGCAGGCGGCCGGCGGCCACCCCCGCCTCGAACTGGGCGACCCGGTACCCGCGCTCGCCGTACCCGTCGAGCACCTGGTCGAGATCGGCGCAGGCGAAGTCGGTGTACGCCGAGTCGCCGCCGAGCGGCTGGTCGAGGCAGAGCCCCTGGCTCAACGTTCGTACCTTGGGCTCCGGCGCCGGACGGCGCAGCTGCGGCGGGCCGTCGACCTGCTGATACAGGCC from Micromonospora kangleipakensis includes these protein-coding regions:
- a CDS encoding VOC family protein, encoding MSRHIQVTFDAHDPRALSSFWRDVLGYVHPGPPGVDLPEDADPLAAWEDFLARVGVPEEQRNTRSAIEDPDGHGPRLFFQQVPEDKVAKNRVHLDVRAAPGLQGAERMAVLEVECDRLVALGATRVRRYEPAPPMSAGFIVMTDPEGNEFCLD
- a CDS encoding class I SAM-dependent methyltransferase; translated protein: MSSRQAQHLVSACCWDSWFCPWIATGCGTGDLTIALARRGYEVTAIDISRVAIDMARAKAVGEGLTVHFEVQDATDLSLPSAPFDSVFDSGLLHSLSRRGGGKVDEYLALLPGLAGPGATVFVLAVSLGAGQGWGVTEDCCGRASPGRSGSTRRSKRATWPQR